From a region of the Odoribacter splanchnicus DSM 20712 genome:
- a CDS encoding type II secretion system F family protein, protein MNRNIKPLKESKKEMLFSGLHVLLTAGLDFSHSFRLLIEEEKEEKIRLLLKEIYASVVDGDTLNGSFARSRQFGALDCGVLRIGEETGRIAEALAFLADYYRKRIEQRRMISGAVSYPVIILVTALVVLVFMVTVIVPMFEQVYARMGSELPWLTRRIIIFSRYLPNLLLGMGGIAAVAGCCCYRWRKCGAVQAFLAVVILKLPFIGSVVRQNQQARFCKLLRLLYGSGVPLLHALELLRDIITFYPYRQSFGVIGEVLRRGGLFAAGLARFPHIYDRKLCALLRVGEETNHLGEMLGRQGDRLTQELEYRLKQLGGFLEPVLILGVGGLVALVLIAMYLPMFKLGGTIG, encoded by the coding sequence ATGAACAGGAATATTAAACCTTTGAAAGAATCGAAGAAAGAAATGTTGTTTTCCGGATTGCATGTCCTGTTGACAGCCGGGTTGGATTTCAGTCATTCTTTCCGCTTATTGATCGAGGAAGAAAAAGAGGAGAAAATCCGTTTGCTGTTGAAAGAAATTTACGCTTCGGTGGTTGACGGGGACACACTGAACGGAAGTTTTGCCCGAAGCAGGCAATTCGGTGCATTGGATTGTGGTGTGTTGCGTATCGGGGAAGAGACGGGGCGTATTGCCGAAGCGTTGGCTTTCCTAGCGGATTATTACCGCAAACGGATCGAACAGCGCCGGATGATTTCGGGGGCGGTAAGTTATCCGGTCATCATCTTGGTGACCGCCTTGGTGGTTTTGGTGTTTATGGTCACTGTTATTGTGCCGATGTTCGAGCAGGTATATGCCCGTATGGGAAGTGAACTGCCCTGGCTGACGCGCCGGATTATCATTTTTTCACGCTACCTGCCAAACCTGTTGTTGGGAATGGGAGGAATAGCCGCAGTTGCCGGTTGTTGTTGTTACCGCTGGCGTAAATGCGGTGCTGTACAGGCTTTTCTGGCTGTCGTAATACTGAAGTTGCCGTTTATCGGTTCGGTGGTCCGGCAGAATCAGCAAGCCCGGTTTTGTAAATTGCTCCGGTTGCTTTACGGTTCCGGTGTACCTTTGTTACATGCTTTGGAATTATTGCGGGACATCATTACCTTTTATCCTTACCGTCAGTCTTTCGGTGTGATTGGGGAGGTACTCCGCCGGGGCGGCTTGTTTGCTGCCGGCTTGGCTCGGTTTCCGCACATATACGACCGTAAACTTTGTGCTCTGCTCCGGGTGGGCGAAGAAACGAATCATTTGGGGGAGATGTTGGGACGTCAGGGAGATAGGCTTACCCAGGAACTCGAATACCGGCTAAAACAGTTAGGTGGTTTTCTGGAACCTGTGTTGATTTTGGGTGTAGGTGGATTGGTCGCCTTGGTGTTGATTGCTATGTATTTACCTATGTTTAAATTAGGGGGTACAATCGGATAA
- a CDS encoding PCMD domain-containing protein — MKKLFLFTLICSLGFFTACSDDDDNDTPTPTPPEVNLAKEIEGLYNADLFLTYESAQDTSDQTINFFPQGKDYVKLKTSNINYKIGKNTIGSIEIDSIPVANSFSKAADHNIYFKITNKKVILSKLGEMTANGNGSIGGGAIQFQLKLQNTDLTVDLNFKGRQTMNDQPEILKMIFDNDMVLSQPEIKYENYKYEIVFYVKPDADLSKLQLTPIIELSKGAIVKPVSGEVVDFSKAIDQGDDTEFVYFNVVSENYQKTRQYRARFKIGQSVPKATFENWVSEGNDFYKPEGQWATSNKGISLIKIFPGLYDGGAIVAPVTEGQSGKAAKISTAYTTGKESILGFPPIPVITSGSLFLGDFEVDTKNTLNSTQFGIPYFQKPIRVKGYYKYKPGEKYYYCKDPKNNSNKAELDPEKTDQGALSAVLYEVDNYTEFLNGETIFNSDKIVAIAQLITGQQDSFKEFDLTLDYKQQYNPAKKYRFAVIFSSSKDGDKFCGAGGSELIVDEVEIINE, encoded by the coding sequence ATGAAAAAATTATTTTTATTCACCCTGATTTGTTCGTTGGGGTTTTTCACAGCTTGCAGTGACGACGATGATAACGACACTCCGACCCCGACTCCTCCAGAGGTCAATCTGGCTAAAGAAATCGAAGGGCTATACAATGCTGACTTATTTTTAACTTATGAATCTGCCCAAGATACCTCCGATCAAACCATTAACTTTTTCCCACAAGGTAAAGATTATGTCAAATTAAAAACCAGTAATATCAATTACAAGATTGGCAAAAATACGATCGGTTCTATTGAAATCGATTCTATTCCTGTAGCCAATAGTTTCAGCAAAGCAGCAGATCATAATATCTACTTTAAAATTACCAATAAAAAGGTTATTTTAAGTAAGTTAGGAGAAATGACCGCCAATGGAAACGGAAGTATCGGAGGAGGAGCCATCCAGTTCCAGTTGAAACTCCAAAATACCGATCTGACCGTCGACCTGAATTTCAAAGGCCGGCAAACGATGAACGATCAGCCGGAAATCCTGAAGATGATCTTCGATAACGATATGGTCTTGTCCCAGCCGGAAATCAAATACGAAAATTATAAATATGAAATCGTATTTTACGTCAAACCGGATGCCGACCTTTCAAAACTACAATTGACTCCTATTATCGAACTCTCTAAAGGCGCTATCGTGAAACCTGTTTCGGGAGAAGTAGTCGATTTTTCGAAAGCCATCGATCAAGGAGACGATACGGAATTTGTCTATTTCAATGTCGTATCGGAAAATTATCAGAAAACCCGTCAATATCGGGCAAGATTTAAAATAGGTCAATCCGTTCCCAAAGCAACGTTTGAAAATTGGGTTTCCGAAGGCAATGATTTTTATAAACCGGAAGGCCAATGGGCCACTTCAAATAAAGGGATATCTTTAATCAAGATATTCCCCGGATTATACGATGGCGGAGCGATTGTTGCCCCGGTAACAGAAGGCCAAAGCGGGAAAGCAGCCAAGATCTCGACTGCCTATACAACAGGTAAAGAAAGTATACTTGGTTTTCCCCCTATTCCGGTAATTACTTCCGGTTCTTTATTCTTAGGTGACTTTGAGGTCGATACCAAAAATACGTTGAATAGTACCCAATTCGGTATTCCTTATTTTCAGAAACCGATCAGGGTTAAAGGATATTATAAATACAAACCCGGAGAAAAGTACTATTATTGTAAAGACCCGAAAAATAATTCCAACAAAGCCGAATTAGACCCGGAAAAAACCGACCAAGGCGCTTTGAGTGCTGTTTTATACGAAGTAGATAATTACACAGAATTCCTCAATGGTGAAACCATTTTCAATTCAGATAAAATAGTCGCTATTGCTCAGCTGATCACCGGCCAGCAAGATAGTTTCAAGGAATTTGATTTAACCCTGGACTACAAACAGCAGTATAATCCTGCCAAAAAATATCGTTTTGCGGTTATTTTCTCCTCGAGTAAAGATGGAGACAAGTTCTGCGGAGCAGGAGGAAGCGAGTTGATCGTCGACGAAGTTGAAATTATCAACGAATAA
- a CDS encoding glutaminase, with amino-acid sequence MDYGIVIEKIHQELKAYWGKGKVADYIPALAEVEPKRYGIAIETLDGHSFQVGDADIRFSIQSISKVFALAMVTRHLGDRIWKFVGREPSGNPFNSLVQLEYEHGIPRNPFINAGALVVTDRLMSLYEQPKDAILQFVRGICGNDDIYYDKHIARSEREHADRNMALGYLMKSFGNMENDVEDVVDVYCHQCAIAMNCKELTRAFLFLANHGVNPFNQEKILTVSQSKRLGALMLTCGFYDESGDFAFRAGLPGKSGVGGGVAAYIPGNLAITVWSPELNRHGNSLIGMETLERFTTDINNSIF; translated from the coding sequence ATGGATTACGGGATTGTCATTGAAAAAATACACCAGGAATTGAAAGCCTATTGGGGAAAAGGAAAGGTGGCGGATTATATACCGGCTTTAGCGGAAGTAGAGCCGAAACGATATGGAATAGCTATCGAGACATTGGACGGACATTCTTTTCAGGTAGGAGATGCGGATATTCGTTTTTCTATTCAGAGTATCTCTAAAGTATTCGCATTAGCCATGGTAACCCGTCATTTGGGTGATCGTATCTGGAAGTTCGTCGGACGTGAGCCTTCGGGGAACCCTTTTAATTCGCTTGTACAGTTGGAATATGAACATGGTATTCCGCGTAATCCTTTTATCAATGCCGGGGCTCTGGTGGTCACCGATCGTCTGATGAGTCTTTATGAACAGCCTAAAGATGCTATTCTCCAATTTGTCAGAGGTATATGTGGCAATGACGATATCTACTATGATAAACACATTGCCCGCTCGGAACGTGAACATGCGGACCGGAACATGGCTTTGGGCTATCTGATGAAAAGCTTCGGCAATATGGAAAATGATGTGGAAGATGTGGTGGATGTATATTGTCATCAATGCGCCATTGCTATGAATTGCAAGGAGCTGACCAGAGCTTTTTTATTTTTAGCAAACCATGGAGTGAATCCTTTTAATCAGGAAAAAATTCTGACGGTCAGTCAATCCAAACGTCTGGGGGCCTTAATGTTGACTTGTGGTTTCTACGACGAATCGGGAGATTTTGCTTTTCGGGCAGGACTACCTGGGAAAAGTGGAGTCGGGGGAGGAGTGGCTGCCTATATTCCGGGTAATTTAGCCATTACGGTGTGGAGTCCCGAATTGAACCGGCATGGAAATTCACTTATCGGTATGGAAACTTTGGAGCGGTTTACGACGGATATTAATAATTCTATTTTTTAA
- a CDS encoding calycin-like domain-containing protein: protein MKKKLCFLMMAVFFLGMTACSDDDDDKKEAVAGTYTGTITVTDEAGTPIGEPLTGQKITIVDAGKDRINLELKDFKFGTVPVGDLEIKNVAVNDKGEVNGSASQVPIMNGVLQADITVSGTVKDKKANLLIDVSAPLTPGTDPIKMKVTFIGAR, encoded by the coding sequence ATGAAAAAGAAACTCTGTTTTTTGATGATGGCTGTATTCTTTTTAGGGATGACAGCTTGTAGTGATGACGACGATGATAAGAAAGAAGCGGTGGCAGGAACCTATACGGGAACGATTACGGTGACGGATGAGGCAGGGACTCCGATCGGTGAACCACTGACCGGACAAAAGATTACCATTGTCGATGCAGGAAAAGATAGGATAAATCTCGAGCTGAAAGATTTTAAATTCGGCACGGTCCCTGTGGGGGATCTGGAGATAAAAAATGTTGCTGTGAACGATAAAGGAGAAGTGAACGGTAGCGCATCTCAGGTGCCGATTATGAATGGCGTTCTTCAGGCCGATATAACAGTGAGCGGGACGGTAAAAGATAAAAAAGCCAATTTGCTGATCGATGTGTCCGCACCTTTGACTCCCGGGACCGATCCGATTAAAATGAAAGTTACCTTTATCGGAGCCCGTTGA
- a CDS encoding PCMD domain-containing protein has translation MKKLIMKKLILFLFVALLTQVFTSCKDDDVYHITDTDLNGVYLGTMDVDAPFGGVQLGADDIKQKIYITKTGENLVTLQLKDFTFNNIPIGTLEITNVEVDKVHDDFKIEGTGKLTLIVGGCDIAVNGTVSAAGKCNIVIEVKVTSEGQGVNFVGLNVTVDFTGDRLAADKSSEALIKEFIFNSDSISDVIIADKTIEFYALENTVNYKFKPTITISEGATITPAADVEQDFSSPVIYTVTSEDGIVVNKYTVSEAGKVKYMDFEVWKKDNTYGFEKPEGSFASTNEGSGIVYSILEGLKSVDGFQDIVIPSWCVRSSEEGKTGKAAVLETIDLTPSKADLLRYKETLSSSDAVFIDYVLGMCPNITAGSLFLGSFDLASAMGDPLKGTQFGIPYVGEPVKFSGWYKYTPGAKFYDKDGNVVEGQTDEFAIYALLYEAKGKDGKEVTLTGTDINTSEYIVLKAEVTDKTAKEDWTYFEIPFEKMNDKEYDAANQYKLALICTSSKEGDRYRGAPGSILMIDDLKITR, from the coding sequence ATGAAAAAATTAATTATGAAAAAACTGATTTTATTTTTGTTTGTAGCGTTACTTACGCAGGTTTTTACATCATGTAAAGACGATGATGTTTATCACATTACAGATACGGATTTGAATGGGGTCTACCTTGGTACAATGGATGTCGATGCGCCATTCGGAGGTGTTCAATTGGGAGCTGATGATATTAAACAAAAAATTTATATTACCAAAACAGGGGAAAATCTGGTAACTTTACAATTGAAGGATTTTACATTTAATAATATACCTATCGGTACGCTTGAAATTACCAATGTTGAAGTTGATAAGGTTCATGACGACTTCAAAATAGAAGGAACCGGAAAGTTGACATTGATTGTAGGTGGATGTGATATCGCTGTGAATGGTACGGTGAGTGCTGCCGGGAAATGTAATATTGTTATAGAAGTAAAGGTTACTTCTGAAGGACAGGGGGTAAATTTTGTCGGTTTGAATGTAACGGTTGATTTTACCGGGGATCGCCTGGCTGCTGATAAAAGTTCAGAGGCTTTAATTAAAGAATTTATCTTCAATAGTGATAGTATTTCAGATGTTATTATTGCTGACAAAACGATTGAGTTTTATGCTCTGGAGAATACAGTGAATTATAAGTTCAAACCTACAATCACAATTTCTGAAGGAGCTACAATAACACCTGCTGCGGATGTTGAACAGGATTTCTCTTCTCCTGTTATTTATACAGTTACCTCTGAAGACGGAATTGTGGTAAACAAATATACGGTTAGTGAGGCTGGAAAGGTAAAATATATGGATTTTGAAGTATGGAAGAAAGACAATACCTATGGATTTGAGAAACCGGAGGGTTCTTTTGCTTCGACGAACGAAGGAAGTGGTATCGTATACTCTATATTAGAGGGTTTGAAAAGTGTTGATGGTTTTCAGGATATAGTGATTCCCAGCTGGTGTGTTAGATCGTCAGAAGAAGGAAAAACAGGTAAAGCTGCTGTATTGGAGACGATAGATTTGACACCTTCAAAAGCAGACCTGCTCAGATATAAAGAAACTTTATCTTCTTCAGATGCTGTCTTTATAGATTATGTTTTAGGTATGTGTCCGAATATCACAGCAGGGAGTTTATTCCTTGGAAGTTTTGATTTAGCTAGCGCTATGGGAGATCCTTTGAAAGGAACTCAATTCGGTATTCCTTATGTAGGAGAACCGGTTAAATTTTCAGGATGGTATAAATATACTCCGGGTGCAAAATTCTATGATAAAGATGGAAATGTAGTGGAAGGACAGACTGATGAATTTGCAATTTATGCTTTATTGTATGAAGCAAAAGGAAAAGATGGTAAAGAGGTAACTTTGACTGGTACTGATATCAATACCTCTGAGTATATTGTTTTAAAAGCTGAAGTTACTGATAAAACGGCAAAGGAGGATTGGACTTATTTTGAAATACCGTTTGAAAAAATGAATGACAAAGAATACGACGCAGCTAATCAGTATAAACTGGCTTTGATTTGTACATCAAGTAAAGAAGGCGATCGATATAGAGGAGCTCCGGGTAGTATTTTGATGATCGACGATTTGAAAATTACAAGGTAA
- a CDS encoding DEAD/DEAH box helicase: protein MRFDEVNLDENVLQGIEAMNFQEMTPVQEQTIPVILEGKDIIGCAQTGTGKTAAYTLPLLSRLVAEGNPDNHIRAVIMVPTRELAQQIDMQFEGFSYFLPISTTVVYGGGDGAGWDQQKKGLLMGADVVIATPGRLLSHIANSGIDLSQVSYFILDEADRMLDMGFFDDIMQIVKQMPTKRQTILFSATLPPKIRQLAKQILKDPAEINIAISKPNEAIIQSAYICYETQKMAIIQELFSKPNRKKTIIFSSSKQKVKDLAYSLKRMKLNVAAMHSDLEQEQREAVMLDFKNGKTDILVATDIVARGIDIDDIGLVINYDVPHDPEDYIHRIGRTARANADGVAITFVCEPEQGKFHKIEEFIEKDIYKIPLPPTVGPGPVYNPQAFERRPRGKFKNNRPGRKRPYTRKKNFNKPEN, encoded by the coding sequence ATGAGATTTGACGAAGTAAATTTAGACGAGAACGTACTGCAGGGAATAGAAGCTATGAACTTTCAGGAGATGACTCCAGTGCAAGAACAGACCATTCCGGTCATATTAGAGGGGAAAGATATCATCGGATGCGCTCAGACCGGAACCGGTAAAACGGCAGCTTACACCTTACCTCTACTCAGCCGTTTAGTCGCAGAGGGTAACCCCGACAATCATATCCGCGCAGTCATCATGGTACCTACCCGGGAATTGGCCCAACAGATCGACATGCAATTCGAAGGTTTTTCTTATTTTCTCCCCATTTCGACGACCGTAGTCTACGGCGGAGGAGACGGAGCCGGCTGGGACCAGCAAAAGAAGGGTTTATTAATGGGAGCGGATGTGGTGATCGCCACTCCGGGACGTTTATTATCACACATCGCCAATAGCGGTATCGATCTTTCACAGGTCAGCTACTTCATTCTGGACGAAGCCGACCGGATGCTGGACATGGGTTTTTTCGACGATATCATGCAAATAGTCAAACAGATGCCGACAAAACGTCAAACAATTCTGTTTTCAGCAACTTTACCACCGAAAATCCGGCAGTTAGCCAAACAGATACTGAAAGATCCGGCAGAGATCAATATCGCCATTTCCAAACCGAACGAAGCGATTATCCAATCGGCTTATATCTGTTATGAGACGCAGAAAATGGCTATCATCCAGGAGCTATTCAGTAAACCCAACCGTAAAAAAACCATTATCTTCTCTTCTTCCAAGCAGAAGGTAAAAGATCTGGCCTATTCTTTAAAGCGCATGAAACTCAATGTTGCAGCCATGCATTCCGATCTGGAACAGGAACAACGGGAAGCGGTAATGCTCGACTTTAAAAACGGGAAGACCGACATTTTAGTCGCAACCGATATTGTTGCCCGGGGCATCGATATCGACGACATCGGTCTGGTCATCAACTACGACGTTCCCCACGATCCGGAAGATTATATCCATCGCATCGGCCGTACAGCCCGGGCGAATGCAGATGGTGTAGCCATTACTTTCGTCTGCGAACCGGAACAGGGTAAATTTCATAAAATCGAAGAATTTATAGAAAAAGACATCTATAAAATTCCGTTACCACCGACTGTAGGTCCTGGCCCTGTCTATAACCCACAGGCATTCGAGCGCCGTCCGAGAGGAAAATTCAAAAACAATCGCCCGGGAAGGAAACGTCCTTATACCCGGAAGAAGAATTTCAATAAACCGGAAAATTAA